From the Rhodoferax mekongensis genome, one window contains:
- a CDS encoding IS110 family transposase, with product MNATTVAVDLAKSVFQLAVADEHWCVVETQRLTRTQFERWFLNREVNLVVMEACGSAHHWARWLNGLGIEVRLLPAQYIRAYVKRNKTDATDAAALLEAARCADIRPVRVKSVEQQALQGMHRIRSLWMGTRTSRINALRGFCREFGIAIPVGARTGVESISRVLADPNTAVPELIRGTAKLLVEEIHLLEARIAQLERELARLAKLSPACTTLLSIPGIGLLTATALVAATSGDVSHFQDARHFSSWFGLTPKEYSSGNSRYLGRISKKGDRYLRMLLTHGARSVLRSAKVAEGAGKEVCGVRRWALDVQFRSNHNKAACALANKLARICYATLRDKEPFGEQTVRLSKKVNRETFVMPV from the coding sequence ATGAATGCTACTACCGTTGCAGTCGATCTTGCAAAGTCCGTCTTTCAACTCGCAGTTGCCGATGAGCACTGGTGCGTGGTGGAAACCCAGCGCCTCACGCGCACCCAGTTCGAGCGCTGGTTTCTCAACCGGGAAGTGAACCTCGTTGTCATGGAAGCCTGCGGCTCAGCCCACCACTGGGCCCGCTGGCTCAATGGCCTAGGCATTGAAGTTCGCCTTCTGCCTGCTCAGTACATCCGTGCCTACGTCAAACGCAACAAGACTGATGCCACCGATGCTGCGGCGTTACTGGAAGCTGCTCGCTGCGCCGATATTCGCCCGGTTCGGGTGAAGTCTGTTGAACAACAAGCACTGCAAGGCATGCACCGCATCCGCAGTCTGTGGATGGGAACGCGCACTTCCCGTATCAATGCTTTACGGGGCTTCTGCCGGGAATTCGGGATTGCGATTCCTGTGGGCGCGCGCACTGGCGTGGAGTCAATCAGCCGGGTACTGGCCGATCCCAACACGGCGGTGCCCGAGCTGATCCGGGGTACTGCCAAACTGCTGGTGGAAGAAATTCATTTGCTGGAGGCACGCATTGCCCAACTGGAACGCGAACTGGCTCGTCTGGCCAAGCTCAGCCCAGCTTGCACCACGTTGCTGTCGATTCCTGGCATTGGATTGCTTACGGCTACTGCGCTGGTGGCGGCAACATCAGGTGATGTGAGCCACTTTCAGGATGCGCGGCATTTCTCCAGTTGGTTTGGCCTGACGCCCAAGGAGTACAGCTCGGGCAATAGCCGTTATCTGGGACGCATCTCCAAGAAGGGGGACCGCTACCTGCGCATGCTGCTCACGCACGGGGCCAGGAGTGTACTGCGCTCAGCCAAGGTAGCCGAAGGCGCAGGCAAGGAGGTGTGTGGGGTCCGTCGCTGGGCGCTGGATGTGCAGTTCAGAAGCAATCACAACAAGGCTGCGTGCGCGCTGGCCAACAAGCTGGCGCGGATTTGTTATGCCACGCTCAGAGACAAGGAGCCGTTTGGCGAACAAACCGTGCGGCTATCCAAGAAGGTCAACAGGGAGACTTTCGTGATGCCGGTTTGA
- a CDS encoding IS30 family transposase, with protein MKYRTRTYYTDSQKALMWERWKQGWTLHEIGKLFDRHHGSVRQILAETGGIRPPERRRSCLALTLAEREEISRAVVAGLSIRAIATTLGRAPSTVSREIKRNGGQENYRANQADQAAWNRGHRPKVCKLVHNRALARIVAMKLRMLWSPEQIAGWLKHTYPCDESHHVSHETIYRSLFIQARGALKKELLAHLRRTRGMRRSRHYTQKTAIHGQIIDAVSISERPLGVEDRAVPGHWEGDLVFGSGNSQIATLVERQTRYVMLVKLDGKDSQTVVSALIKNAQKLPQELYKSLTWDRGTEMHGHKKFTVATDIQVYFCDPQSPWQRGSNENTNGLLRQYMPKGMNLSGFSQVQLNAIARQLNERPRKTLGFHTPAEMFSECVASTG; from the coding sequence ATGAAGTATCGAACGCGAACCTACTACACAGACAGTCAGAAGGCGCTCATGTGGGAGCGCTGGAAGCAAGGGTGGACGCTGCACGAGATTGGCAAGCTATTTGATCGCCACCATGGATCGGTGCGCCAAATCCTGGCAGAGACAGGTGGAATCCGCCCACCAGAGCGTCGCCGTTCCTGTCTTGCACTGACGTTGGCAGAGCGTGAGGAGATTTCGCGTGCGGTGGTGGCTGGCTTGTCGATTCGAGCGATAGCGACGACGCTCGGACGTGCCCCTTCGACTGTCAGTCGTGAAATTAAGCGTAACGGCGGCCAAGAGAACTACCGCGCGAATCAAGCCGACCAAGCTGCATGGAATCGGGGGCATCGCCCCAAGGTCTGCAAGTTAGTGCATAACCGTGCCTTGGCTCGCATCGTGGCAATGAAGCTGCGGATGCTCTGGTCACCGGAACAGATCGCAGGCTGGCTCAAGCATACTTATCCGTGCGACGAAAGCCATCACGTGTCACACGAGACCATCTACCGCAGCCTGTTCATCCAAGCACGTGGCGCCTTGAAGAAGGAGCTTTTGGCCCATCTGAGGCGTACTCGTGGCATGCGTCGGTCTCGTCACTACACGCAGAAGACGGCAATCCACGGACAGATCATCGACGCTGTCTCGATCAGTGAGCGGCCACTCGGCGTTGAGGATCGAGCAGTACCTGGTCACTGGGAAGGGGACTTAGTCTTTGGCAGTGGCAATAGCCAGATCGCAACACTGGTTGAGCGTCAGACGCGGTACGTGATGCTAGTCAAACTCGATGGAAAAGACTCGCAAACAGTTGTCAGCGCGCTAATCAAGAACGCTCAAAAACTGCCGCAAGAGCTCTATAAGTCATTGACTTGGGACAGGGGTACGGAAATGCATGGACACAAGAAGTTCACCGTAGCCACCGACATCCAAGTCTACTTCTGCGATCCGCAAAGCCCATGGCAACGTGGAAGCAACGAGAACACGAATGGGTTGCTAAGACAGTACATGCCAAAGGGCATGAACCTCTCGGGTTTCTCTCAGGTTCAACTCAATGCAATTGCCAGACAATTGAATGAGAGGCCGCGCAAAACGCTCGGCTTCCATACACCCGCTGAAATGTTCAGCGAATGTGTTGCATCGACCGGTTGA
- the xylA gene encoding xylose isomerase, which produces MSNYFPTVAAPVAYEGPQSTNPLAFKWYDKDRMVLGKRMEEHLRFASCYWHTFCWNGLDPFGGDTFQRPWHSMTDPMAAAKAKADVAFEFFAKLGAPYYCFHDRDVAPEGATPRESVNNLREMVDILGAKQQATGMKLLWGTANLFSHRRFMSGAATNPNPEIFAMGALQVKEAMDATLKLGGENYVLWGGREGYETLLNTRMGHELDQMGRFLNMVVEYKHKIGFKGTILLEPKPREPSKHQYDFDTATVYGFLCRYGLEKEIKVNIEANHATLSGHSFEHEIATAIDLGIFGSIDMNRGDMQCGWDTDQFPNNIPETALAMYLILKGGGFTTGGLNFDAKVRRQSIDPEDIFHGHIGGMDVSARALLIAEKMITDGKFAQVTEDRYAGWKGSFGQDVLTGKLGLDAVAQRVLDQNVDVQPVSGRQERIENLLNSYI; this is translated from the coding sequence ATGAGCAATTACTTCCCCACCGTCGCGGCGCCCGTTGCCTATGAAGGCCCGCAGTCCACCAACCCGCTGGCCTTCAAGTGGTACGACAAAGACCGCATGGTCCTGGGCAAGCGCATGGAAGAGCACCTGCGCTTTGCCAGCTGCTACTGGCACACCTTCTGCTGGAACGGGCTGGACCCGTTTGGTGGCGACACCTTCCAGCGCCCCTGGCACTCCATGACCGACCCCATGGCCGCTGCCAAGGCCAAGGCCGACGTGGCGTTTGAGTTTTTTGCCAAGCTGGGCGCGCCCTACTACTGCTTCCACGACCGCGACGTGGCCCCCGAAGGCGCCACCCCGCGTGAGAGCGTGAACAACCTGCGCGAAATGGTCGACATCCTGGGTGCCAAGCAGCAAGCCACCGGCATGAAGCTGCTGTGGGGCACGGCCAATCTGTTCAGCCACCGCCGATTCATGTCGGGCGCGGCCACCAACCCCAACCCCGAAATTTTTGCCATGGGCGCCCTGCAGGTGAAAGAAGCCATGGACGCCACCCTGAAGCTGGGCGGCGAAAACTACGTGCTGTGGGGCGGCCGCGAAGGCTACGAAACCCTGCTCAACACCCGCATGGGCCACGAGCTGGACCAGATGGGCCGCTTCCTGAACATGGTGGTGGAGTACAAGCACAAGATCGGCTTCAAGGGCACCATCCTGCTCGAACCCAAGCCCCGCGAACCCTCCAAGCACCAGTACGACTTTGACACCGCAACCGTATACGGCTTCCTGTGCCGCTACGGCCTGGAGAAAGAAATCAAGGTCAACATCGAAGCCAACCACGCCACCTTGTCGGGCCATAGCTTTGAGCACGAAATTGCCACGGCCATTGACCTGGGCATCTTCGGCTCCATCGACATGAACCGTGGCGACATGCAGTGCGGCTGGGACACCGACCAGTTTCCCAACAACATCCCCGAAACCGCGCTGGCGATGTACCTGATCTTGAAAGGCGGCGGCTTCACCACTGGCGGCCTGAACTTTGACGCCAAAGTGCGCCGCCAGAGCATCGACCCCGAAGACATCTTCCACGGCCACATCGGCGGCATGGATGTATCGGCCCGCGCCCTGCTGATCGCCGAGAAGATGATCACCGACGGCAAGTTCGCCCAAGTGACCGAAGACCGCTACGCCGGCTGGAAAGGCAGCTTCGGCCAAGACGTGCTGACCGGCAAACTCGGCCTGGACGCCGTGGCCCAACGCGTGCTGGACCAGAACGTGGACGTGCAACCCGTCTCCGGCCGCCAGGAGCGGATTGAGAACTTGCTGAACAGCTACATCTGA
- the xylB gene encoding xylulokinase: MFLGIDIGTSEVKALLLSDDHRIIGSAGTSLSVSRPHPGHSEQNPADWWSATQSALLKLQAAHPADYAAVRAIGLSGQMHGAVLLDAQDRVLRPAILWNDTRCALECTEMMDALPGLTDLAGSLAMPGFTAPKLRWVAKHEPEVFQQVAKVLLPKDYVRLMLTGEYACDMSDASGTLWLDVQKRDWSDALLALTNLNRSHMPRLVEGSAPGGLLKNDVARLLGLHPGIVVAGGAGDNAASAVGMGAVDSGQGFLSLGTSGVLFVVTPSYQPNAASATHAFCHAVPGRWHQMSVMLSAASSLQWVTDLLGAPNAGVVAEKAGALSAAQRAAAPLFLPYLGGERTPHNDANVRGSFHGLSFDTDAARLGYAVIEGVTFGLKDGLAALNAAGSTVNRLSLVGGGARSTFWAQQLATALDVEIVTHGSSAVGGALGAARLGWLATGAAQADVCLSPEVDATYRPDAAEQPLLLERYATFRSLYR, translated from the coding sequence ATGTTTCTTGGAATTGATATCGGCACCTCCGAGGTGAAGGCCCTTTTGCTCTCCGATGACCATCGCATCATCGGCTCGGCCGGCACATCGCTCAGCGTGTCGCGCCCGCACCCCGGCCACAGCGAGCAAAACCCGGCCGACTGGTGGTCTGCCACCCAAAGCGCCCTGCTCAAACTGCAAGCAGCCCACCCTGCCGACTACGCTGCGGTGCGCGCCATCGGCCTGTCGGGCCAGATGCACGGCGCCGTGCTGCTGGACGCGCAAGACCGCGTGCTGCGCCCCGCCATTTTGTGGAACGACACCCGCTGCGCCCTGGAGTGCACCGAGATGATGGACGCCCTGCCCGGCCTCACCGACCTGGCCGGCAGCCTGGCCATGCCCGGCTTTACCGCGCCCAAACTGCGCTGGGTGGCCAAGCACGAGCCCGAAGTCTTCCAACAAGTGGCCAAAGTGCTGCTGCCCAAAGACTATGTGCGCCTCATGCTCACCGGCGAATACGCCTGCGACATGTCCGACGCCAGCGGCACCCTCTGGCTGGATGTGCAAAAGCGCGACTGGTCTGACGCACTGCTCGCCCTGACCAACCTGAACCGCAGCCACATGCCCCGACTGGTAGAAGGCAGCGCCCCCGGCGGACTGCTCAAAAACGATGTAGCCCGCCTGCTGGGCCTGCACCCCGGCATCGTGGTAGCAGGTGGCGCGGGCGACAACGCCGCCAGCGCCGTGGGCATGGGCGCGGTGGACAGCGGCCAGGGCTTCTTGTCGTTGGGCACCAGCGGCGTGCTGTTTGTGGTAACGCCCAGCTACCAACCCAACGCGGCCAGCGCAACCCACGCGTTTTGCCACGCGGTACCCGGCCGCTGGCACCAGATGAGCGTAATGCTCTCAGCCGCCAGCAGCCTGCAGTGGGTGACCGACCTGCTGGGCGCGCCCAACGCCGGTGTGGTGGCCGAAAAAGCCGGAGCCTTGAGCGCGGCGCAGCGCGCCGCAGCGCCCCTGTTTTTGCCCTACCTGGGTGGCGAGCGTACCCCGCACAACGACGCCAATGTGCGCGGCAGCTTCCACGGCCTGAGCTTCGACACCGACGCCGCCCGCCTGGGCTACGCCGTCATTGAAGGCGTGACTTTCGGCCTCAAAGACGGCCTGGCCGCCCTTAACGCGGCTGGCAGCACCGTGAACCGCCTCTCGCTGGTGGGCGGCGGCGCGCGCAGCACCTTCTGGGCACAGCAGCTGGCCACCGCGCTGGATGTGGAAATCGTCACCCATGGCAGCTCGGCCGTAGGCGGCGCCCTGGGTGCAGCCCGCCTGGGCTGGCTGGCCACAGGCGCTGCGCAGGCCGATGTGTGCCTGAGCCCCGAAGTGGACGCCACCTACCGCCCCGATGCCGCCGAGCAGCCCCTGCTGCTGGAACGCTACGCCACCTTCCGCAGCCTGTACCGCTGA
- a CDS encoding ROK family transcriptional regulator, with translation MKTTGDQQLVKRINRSVLLRQLRAQPGLSRAQLATESGLTKSTVSLLVRELIDEGWVTETDVTTTQSQGRPSTPLHIDTRSRGLIGVEVAVEALRVVGVSLTGQVLCAAEEALNGTKPEDVCRQAARLIARTYKQLQQRNIEALGVGVGLPGAFDEATGMLRFAPNLGWRNVDLMPPIAEALAKAKLPELKVHLQNEADTAALSEYEFSDGDAKDSLIFVTCGVGVGAGIVLNDRLFTGVQGMAGEIGHNILQIDGPLCSCGRRGCAETFFGARTLAKLPDPTQGGHYLGVVLQNLWTTFNPSTLVVGGPSCDTYPGIVKAAQDTLQRYADAAGMAAPTVRPARYGLLASAVGAAALVLHHELRPMHTGTPLAAARQADSEPLSHTTTTTAD, from the coding sequence ATGAAAACAACAGGCGACCAACAGCTAGTCAAGCGCATCAACCGCAGTGTGCTGCTGCGGCAGCTGCGGGCGCAACCCGGCCTCTCGCGTGCCCAACTGGCCACGGAAAGCGGGCTCACCAAGTCCACCGTCAGCCTGCTGGTGCGCGAGCTGATTGACGAAGGCTGGGTCACCGAGACCGACGTCACCACCACCCAAAGCCAGGGTCGCCCCTCCACGCCCCTGCACATCGACACCCGCTCGCGCGGGCTGATCGGGGTGGAAGTCGCAGTGGAGGCCCTGCGCGTGGTGGGCGTATCGCTCACCGGCCAGGTGCTGTGCGCAGCCGAAGAGGCACTCAACGGCACCAAGCCTGAAGACGTGTGCCGCCAGGCCGCCCGGCTGATTGCCCGCACCTACAAGCAACTGCAGCAGCGCAATATCGAGGCGCTGGGCGTGGGCGTGGGCTTGCCCGGCGCATTTGACGAGGCCACCGGCATGCTGCGCTTTGCCCCCAACCTCGGCTGGCGCAATGTGGACCTCATGCCCCCCATTGCCGAGGCGCTGGCCAAAGCCAAACTGCCCGAGCTCAAGGTGCACCTGCAAAACGAGGCCGACACCGCGGCGCTGAGCGAATACGAGTTTTCTGATGGCGATGCCAAAGACTCGCTGATCTTTGTGACCTGCGGCGTGGGCGTGGGCGCCGGCATTGTGCTCAATGACCGGCTGTTTACCGGCGTGCAAGGCATGGCCGGCGAAATCGGCCACAACATTCTGCAGATCGACGGCCCCTTGTGCTCCTGCGGGCGTCGGGGTTGTGCCGAAACTTTCTTCGGTGCCCGCACCCTGGCCAAGCTGCCAGACCCCACCCAAGGCGGCCACTACCTGGGCGTGGTGTTGCAAAACCTTTGGACCACCTTCAACCCCAGCACCCTGGTGGTGGGCGGCCCCTCGTGCGACACCTACCCCGGCATCGTCAAAGCCGCGCAAGACACCCTGCAGCGCTACGCCGATGCAGCCGGCATGGCTGCCCCCACCGTGCGCCCTGCGCGTTACGGCCTGCTGGCATCCGCCGTGGGCGCTGCCGCGCTGGTGCTGCACCACGAGCTGCGCCCCATGCACACCGGCACCCCTTTGGCCGCTGCGCGCCAGGCCGACAGCGAACCCCTTTCTCACACCACAACGACAACCGCGGACTAA
- a CDS encoding hemerythrin domain-containing protein, whose amino-acid sequence MLFYIDEFPEKLHHPKESNLLFPRVARLAPQAMEAIVQLEEDHAHSEASVRDLQHLLLGWELIGESRRAAFDTAVRRYVQAYLAHMQLEETAILPIAQTTLTDQDWAELDAAFEANRDPLATKGQRDPVYDRLFTRIVMRAPAPIGVGEA is encoded by the coding sequence ATGCTCTTCTACATCGACGAATTCCCCGAAAAGCTGCACCACCCCAAAGAGTCCAACCTGCTGTTCCCGCGCGTGGCGCGGCTGGCCCCGCAGGCCATGGAAGCCATCGTCCAGCTCGAAGAAGACCACGCGCACAGCGAAGCATCTGTGCGCGACCTGCAGCACCTGCTGCTGGGCTGGGAGCTGATCGGCGAGAGCCGCCGCGCCGCTTTTGACACCGCAGTGCGCCGCTACGTGCAGGCCTACCTGGCCCATATGCAGCTGGAAGAAACCGCCATCTTGCCGATTGCCCAGACCACCCTCACCGACCAGGATTGGGCCGAACTGGACGCCGCGTTTGAGGCCAACCGCGACCCTCTGGCCACCAAAGGCCAGCGCGATCCGGTGTACGACCGGCTGTTCACCCGCATCGTGATGCGGGCACCTGCGCCCATTGGCGTGGGCGAAGCCTGA
- a CDS encoding biotin transporter BioY, giving the protein MQRSHSLALASLFAALMAVLGLIPKIDLAFGVPITLQTLGVMLAGCLLGPRLAFQALVLFLAAVAIGLPLLSGGRGGFGVFLTPSAGYLLAWPVGAFVTGWFMRALSGDTPHRIAIKAGIASLAGGLVVVHASGVIGLMKIAGMTATQALVATSTFVPGDLVKCVLCALVCHTVARGLPDWRFAKTSG; this is encoded by the coding sequence ATGCAGCGTTCTCACTCTTTGGCGTTGGCCTCTCTCTTCGCTGCCTTGATGGCCGTGTTGGGTTTAATTCCAAAAATTGATCTTGCATTTGGTGTACCCATTACGCTTCAAACCTTGGGTGTCATGCTGGCAGGTTGTTTGTTGGGGCCCCGACTAGCGTTCCAGGCTTTAGTGCTTTTCTTGGCAGCTGTAGCCATCGGCCTGCCGTTGCTTTCTGGCGGGCGTGGTGGATTCGGGGTCTTTTTGACACCGTCAGCGGGGTATCTCTTGGCTTGGCCTGTTGGTGCTTTCGTGACTGGTTGGTTCATGCGCGCACTTTCCGGTGACACGCCCCATCGTATTGCCATCAAAGCAGGTATTGCTTCTCTGGCTGGTGGACTTGTTGTAGTACATGCCAGTGGCGTGATCGGTCTGATGAAGATCGCGGGAATGACGGCAACCCAAGCACTCGTAGCGACCAGCACTTTTGTTCCGGGCGATTTAGTGAAGTGTGTGTTGTGCGCCTTGGTTTGCCATACGGTGGCAAGGGGTCTACCCGACTGGCGGTTCGCCAAAACAAGCGGCTAA
- a CDS encoding sensor domain-containing diguanylate cyclase, translating to MTRTKWHQKLAVRLVILGTLAVTFSVLWTVAVLVALAEEDTLKQRQALEVLEAERTAALLNEKTRQLIGMLEIVAGQLPMQSLNQFQEVQSLLAQRPLLIAAFDTVFFASKDGRMRVVHDDRGFRTTEISLQDRSYFTEVLYSGRPAISEPVMGRLSGEPVVVIAVPVVHESRVVGVLGGGIRVRTHPLLNGLQGRGSVADYQRDNTAQLVMVTDSQANIVWHPDAQKVGRGIDQEPVVAALMADWTRSGGPINAIGTAVSLPEQLGAYAGMTTANWIVWRIQSKASVLEPINQARWIALRAGAFVTLTLTVGLAILLWWLLAPLRLLQLRASKMFDTQLSIEEGWPKPVGEIGELGSLIQRVLREKAAIDLQADIKAAQLQSVLGAAPIAILLTRNRCFELVSPAACRILRRTENELVGQLARVIYFSNWEYEKLGPLVGEAFSNQREFEGELEFIRGDSTTFWGRLIGRPVSWSDSSAGTIWTVFDISDEKREREALEWKANHDALTGLANRAALIRQLERHIVDRGMQRPSALLLMDLDRFKPVNDQHGHAAGDAVLKGVALALVSCVRGGDLVARLGGDEFAVLLRDCTTEVALRVASSICETIKNQKIPWGGLNLEVGISVGVAPLLEEVTEFADWMACADQACYTAKELERGTVALYKSTAG from the coding sequence ATGACACGCACTAAATGGCATCAAAAACTGGCCGTCAGGCTGGTCATCTTGGGTACCTTGGCTGTGACTTTCTCGGTACTCTGGACCGTTGCCGTACTGGTTGCACTTGCAGAAGAGGACACATTAAAGCAGCGGCAAGCGTTGGAAGTTTTAGAAGCTGAGCGGACGGCAGCACTGCTGAACGAGAAAACTCGTCAGTTAATCGGCATGTTGGAGATAGTGGCCGGTCAACTACCGATGCAATCACTGAATCAATTTCAAGAAGTTCAATCGCTTTTAGCTCAGCGTCCCCTATTGATTGCTGCTTTTGACACCGTTTTTTTTGCGAGCAAAGACGGTCGCATGCGGGTTGTTCATGACGATCGAGGATTCCGCACTACAGAGATATCGCTTCAAGATCGCTCGTACTTTACCGAGGTGTTGTACTCCGGCCGCCCCGCTATTTCTGAACCGGTCATGGGCCGGCTGAGTGGGGAACCCGTAGTTGTTATTGCAGTCCCCGTCGTGCACGAAAGCCGAGTGGTCGGAGTGCTCGGGGGTGGTATTCGAGTTAGGACTCACCCTTTATTAAATGGGCTACAAGGGCGTGGGTCAGTCGCAGACTATCAGCGCGACAACACTGCCCAGCTCGTCATGGTGACCGATTCCCAAGCCAATATTGTTTGGCATCCGGATGCACAAAAAGTAGGCCGGGGCATAGATCAGGAGCCTGTTGTTGCCGCACTGATGGCAGATTGGACTAGGTCAGGGGGACCTATCAACGCGATTGGAACAGCCGTTTCTTTGCCTGAACAGTTAGGTGCTTATGCGGGAATGACTACGGCTAACTGGATTGTTTGGCGGATCCAATCAAAGGCTAGCGTATTGGAGCCCATCAACCAAGCAAGGTGGATAGCCCTGCGGGCAGGCGCATTTGTGACCCTGACTCTCACTGTGGGTTTGGCTATCCTTCTTTGGTGGCTTCTTGCTCCTCTTCGCCTACTTCAATTGAGAGCATCCAAGATGTTTGACACTCAGTTAAGTATTGAGGAAGGGTGGCCAAAACCAGTTGGCGAAATAGGAGAACTGGGCTCTCTCATCCAGCGAGTTCTTCGGGAAAAAGCGGCCATTGATCTGCAGGCTGATATCAAGGCGGCTCAACTTCAGTCGGTCCTGGGGGCAGCGCCCATCGCCATCCTGCTGACACGAAATCGTTGCTTTGAGCTGGTGAGCCCTGCGGCATGTCGCATTCTGAGACGCACAGAGAATGAACTTGTTGGTCAACTGGCCAGAGTGATCTACTTCTCCAATTGGGAATACGAAAAGCTCGGGCCGCTGGTCGGTGAGGCATTTTCAAACCAACGCGAATTTGAAGGCGAGTTGGAATTCATTCGTGGAGATAGCACCACATTCTGGGGACGCTTGATTGGCAGACCTGTGAGCTGGAGCGATTCTTCAGCCGGAACCATCTGGACCGTCTTTGACATATCCGATGAAAAACGGGAGCGAGAAGCCTTGGAGTGGAAAGCAAATCACGATGCACTGACTGGGCTGGCGAACAGGGCAGCTCTTATCCGCCAACTCGAACGGCACATCGTAGACAGGGGAATGCAAAGGCCCTCTGCATTACTCCTGATGGATTTGGATCGCTTTAAGCCTGTCAACGACCAGCATGGACATGCTGCGGGTGATGCAGTTCTGAAAGGTGTTGCGCTTGCCTTGGTGTCATGCGTACGTGGAGGTGATCTTGTCGCTCGACTTGGCGGTGACGAATTCGCAGTTTTGCTCCGCGACTGCACAACCGAGGTTGCGCTGCGTGTGGCCTCGTCAATTTGCGAGACCATAAAGAACCAAAAAATCCCTTGGGGCGGCTTGAACCTAGAGGTTGGCATCAGCGTCGGGGTCGCGCCACTGTTAGAAGAAGTAACGGAATTTGCTGATTGGATGGCCTGCGCAGACCAAGCCTGTTACACGGCAAAAGAACTCGAAAGAGGAACCGTTGCGCTGTACAAATCCACCGCAGGTTGA
- a CDS encoding response regulator transcription factor, with product MNTKIIYLVDDDEAVLTAMERLLRLEGYAVRSFNSAESFLKKFESTMTGCVVSDVRMPPGMTGIDLFVTLRKLQSSMPVIFLTGYSDVPAAVRAMKTGAVNFLIKPARITDLLSAIREAFELDESASPSLDAQENGQRASLQLSRRESEVINLVVAGESNKMIASLLGISPRTVEIHRANGMRKLGTNTLHGLMTTLAPQNTTPNSKNRTSAI from the coding sequence ATGAACACTAAGATCATTTATCTGGTTGATGACGATGAGGCTGTTCTGACTGCCATGGAACGGCTATTGCGCCTGGAAGGCTATGCGGTGCGATCTTTCAATTCAGCGGAGTCATTCCTTAAGAAGTTCGAAAGCACAATGACCGGTTGCGTTGTCTCAGATGTGAGGATGCCACCTGGAATGACTGGCATTGACTTGTTTGTGACACTGCGCAAGCTTCAATCGTCAATGCCAGTCATTTTTTTGACTGGCTACAGCGATGTACCTGCAGCGGTACGAGCCATGAAAACGGGTGCAGTGAACTTTCTTATCAAGCCTGCGAGGATTACTGACTTGCTCTCAGCAATCAGGGAGGCGTTCGAGCTGGATGAGTCGGCCTCGCCGAGCCTTGATGCGCAAGAAAACGGTCAGCGTGCCTCATTACAACTAAGCCGTCGTGAGAGCGAGGTCATCAATCTTGTTGTCGCTGGCGAATCCAACAAAATGATTGCCTCTTTGTTAGGCATTAGCCCAAGAACGGTGGAGATTCACAGGGCCAACGGAATGCGCAAGCTGGGCACAAATACCTTGCATGGACTCATGACGACCTTGGCACCCCAAAACACGACTCCGAACTCAAAAAATCGCACTTCAGCCATCTGA